Proteins encoded by one window of Candidatus Eisenbacteria bacterium:
- a CDS encoding ion channel, with translation MSSRRESVARFWLSDWSLSVLEALLVVDIFILVPIIQFRETPGAVQPVVYSLFVVAATPIALRSRWHRGVTVLLGTLGVVSVLIRWTSYGHPSACLACADTVASLAFCVVLTAVVLAQAYAPGPIDLRRIQGAVAAYLLLSYAWALAYKLVALGDPVAFSFPTTGLPPQTLTARLIYFSMSTLTTVGYGDITPVNPVARSLANLEGVIGQLFPALTLARLVSMQMSHRQQRDE, from the coding sequence ATGTCGTCTCGCCGCGAGTCCGTCGCACGCTTCTGGTTGAGCGACTGGAGCCTCAGCGTCCTCGAGGCCCTGCTCGTCGTCGACATCTTCATCCTCGTTCCCATCATCCAGTTCCGGGAGACGCCGGGCGCAGTCCAGCCCGTCGTCTACTCGCTCTTCGTCGTCGCGGCCACGCCGATCGCGCTCAGGAGCCGCTGGCATCGCGGTGTCACCGTCCTCCTCGGCACGCTCGGCGTCGTCAGCGTCCTCATCCGATGGACGAGCTACGGTCACCCGAGCGCCTGCCTCGCGTGCGCCGACACCGTCGCGTCACTGGCGTTCTGCGTCGTCCTCACCGCCGTGGTCCTCGCCCAGGCGTATGCGCCGGGACCGATCGACCTGCGCCGCATCCAGGGAGCGGTCGCCGCCTACCTGCTGCTCTCCTACGCGTGGGCGCTAGCGTACAAGCTGGTCGCGTTGGGCGATCCCGTGGCCTTCAGCTTTCCGACCACGGGCCTCCCACCACAGACTCTGACGGCCCGGCTGATCTACTTCAGCATGTCGACGCTGACGACGGTCGGGTACGGCGACATCACGCCCGTCAACCCCGTCGCCCGCTCGCTCGCGAATCTCGAAGGAGTGATCGGGCAGCTCTTTCCCGCCCTCACGCTCGCCCGGCTCGTATCGATGCAGATGTCGCATCGCCAGCAGCGAGACGAGTAG
- a CDS encoding biotin--[acetyl-CoA-carboxylase] ligase: MPSGAADQILAWLRAASAPLSGEELAQRLGVSRAAVFKHVEALRGRGYTIDARHAQGYVLAGTPDRLDAVELGPHLTGTWRRIEWHGEIDSTQRAARDLARAGAAEGTTVVAEAQTAGRGRLGRSWHSPPGVNVYCSLVLRPALAPGVVPQLGLVLGLAVAVAVREATGLAPMLKWPNDVLVGGRKIVGILTEMEAELERVHFVVAGIGVNVNAPADAFPDDLRDKVTSLAIATGRPVDRVAFMARLLATLETYYRRFADGGFGPLRPEWEGLSALTGRTVVVRAPEGDLGGRVEGLDDDGALRLVDAEGTARRVVAGEVTIRDGYGT; encoded by the coding sequence ATGCCCTCCGGCGCGGCCGACCAGATCCTCGCCTGGCTGCGGGCCGCGAGCGCACCCCTCTCGGGCGAGGAGCTGGCGCAGCGCCTCGGGGTGTCGCGTGCCGCCGTCTTCAAGCACGTGGAAGCCCTGCGCGGGCGGGGGTACACGATCGACGCGCGCCACGCCCAGGGCTACGTGCTGGCGGGAACGCCGGATCGCCTCGACGCCGTGGAGCTCGGGCCGCACCTCACGGGGACGTGGCGCCGGATCGAGTGGCACGGCGAGATCGACTCGACGCAGCGGGCGGCGCGCGACCTCGCCCGCGCGGGCGCGGCCGAGGGAACGACCGTCGTCGCCGAGGCCCAGACGGCCGGGCGGGGGCGACTCGGCCGCTCGTGGCACTCGCCACCGGGCGTGAACGTGTACTGCTCGCTGGTACTGCGCCCGGCGCTGGCGCCGGGCGTCGTGCCGCAGCTCGGGCTCGTCCTCGGGCTCGCGGTGGCCGTCGCCGTGCGCGAGGCGACCGGGCTCGCGCCGATGCTGAAGTGGCCCAACGACGTCCTCGTCGGCGGCCGCAAGATCGTCGGCATCCTCACCGAGATGGAGGCGGAGCTCGAGCGGGTGCACTTCGTCGTGGCCGGCATCGGCGTCAACGTGAACGCGCCGGCCGATGCGTTCCCCGACGACCTGCGGGACAAGGTCACGTCGCTCGCGATCGCGACCGGGCGCCCGGTCGATCGGGTGGCGTTCATGGCGCGGCTCCTCGCGACGCTCGAGACCTACTACCGACGGTTCGCCGACGGCGGCTTCGGGCCGCTTCGCCCCGAGTGGGAAGGGCTGTCGGCCCTGACGGGCCGCACGGTCGTCGTGCGCGCCCCGGAGGGCGACCTCGGCGGACGCGTCGAGGGGCTCGACGACGACGGCGCGCTGCGTCTCGTGGACGCGGAGGGGACCGCCCGCCGCGTGGTCGCCGGCGAGGTCACGATCCGGGACGGCTACGGCACGTAG
- a CDS encoding fumarylacetoacetate hydrolase family protein, whose amino-acid sequence MKLATFTHDERTRLGVVTGDEIVDLAAAAPGLPQEMRAFLDAGAAAMDAARSAAAATGHRLPLARVTLEAPIRRPPEILAVGLNYRDHVEEAKLPLPEFPLFFNKQTASVTGPYDPIHLPRVSNKLDYEGELAFVIGKRARHVRKERAREFIAGYLVCDDVSVRDWQFKAPTWTLGKSFDTHCPLGPWIVTPDEVGDPHALELRTWVNGEERQHSNTKHLIFDCYDCVETLSTVFTLEPGLIVTTGTPSGVGGPRRIYLKEGDVVRIDIERIGAIENRVVAEPATTVTA is encoded by the coding sequence ATGAAGCTCGCCACCTTCACGCACGACGAGCGGACGCGCCTCGGCGTCGTCACCGGCGACGAGATCGTCGACCTCGCCGCCGCGGCGCCGGGCCTGCCGCAGGAGATGCGCGCGTTCCTCGATGCGGGTGCCGCCGCGATGGACGCCGCGCGGTCTGCCGCCGCGGCGACGGGGCATCGGCTCCCCCTCGCCCGCGTCACGCTCGAAGCGCCGATCCGCCGTCCGCCCGAGATCCTCGCCGTCGGCCTCAACTACCGCGACCACGTCGAGGAGGCGAAGCTGCCGCTCCCCGAGTTCCCGCTCTTCTTCAACAAGCAGACGGCGAGCGTCACCGGCCCGTACGACCCGATCCACCTGCCGCGCGTCTCGAACAAGCTCGACTACGAGGGCGAGCTGGCGTTCGTGATCGGCAAGCGCGCCCGCCACGTGCGGAAGGAGCGCGCGCGCGAGTTCATCGCCGGGTATCTCGTCTGCGACGACGTCAGCGTGCGCGACTGGCAGTTCAAGGCGCCCACCTGGACGCTCGGGAAGTCGTTCGACACGCATTGCCCGCTCGGGCCGTGGATCGTCACGCCCGACGAGGTCGGCGATCCGCACGCGCTCGAGCTCCGGACCTGGGTCAATGGCGAGGAGCGCCAGCACTCGAACACGAAGCACCTGATCTTCGACTGCTACGATTGTGTCGAGACGCTCTCCACCGTCTTCACGCTCGAGCCCGGCCTGATCGTGACGACGGGCACGCCGTCCGGCGTCGGCGGCCCGCGCCGCATCTACCTGAAGGAAGGCGACGTCGTGCGCATCGACATCGAGCGCATCGGCGCGATCGAGAACCGGGTGGTGGCCGAGCCGGCCACGACGGTGACGGCGTGA
- a CDS encoding metallophosphoesterase: MRNLLARHIFRHYWEAFCIAAALGEWGLACWALGISVGPVAHLGAIAGLFALNRLAAVAYEREDDRAPILHRSGGVVLAAGLVASGGTGGLVVGAVLWMLVVRAGGLSAEAGMLTLVPSVTADPIHAVFAMLGLAGGMGLVADGYLRGYRRLTVSRLEVTLPHLPSALDGLRVVHVSDLHLGPLAHRATVRDGLELANAEAPDLVVVTGDIVDSPHTDLDSWLPELDRLTARLGVFAILGNHDGRLGHAEVAAGIHAHTRWRVLRDETALVDIGGERLAIVGLEDRPVPWESARLPALAATLPPAVPAILLAHHPKVFHAARAAGLPLTLAGHTHGGQLAVPGLPRLNAARVLMTPLDAGTFVEDGCVLHVSRGLGTSGQRLRIGVPREITVITLRTPADG; encoded by the coding sequence GTGCGCAACCTGCTGGCCCGCCACATCTTCCGTCACTACTGGGAAGCCTTCTGCATCGCCGCCGCGCTCGGCGAGTGGGGCCTCGCCTGCTGGGCGCTCGGCATCTCGGTCGGGCCCGTCGCCCACCTGGGCGCGATCGCCGGCCTGTTCGCGCTCAATCGTCTTGCCGCCGTCGCGTACGAGCGCGAGGACGACCGGGCGCCGATCCTCCACCGCTCGGGCGGCGTCGTCCTCGCCGCGGGGCTCGTCGCCTCCGGCGGCACCGGCGGCCTCGTCGTCGGTGCGGTCCTGTGGATGCTCGTCGTGCGCGCCGGCGGACTCAGCGCCGAGGCCGGCATGCTGACGCTGGTCCCGTCCGTGACGGCCGATCCCATCCATGCGGTGTTCGCGATGCTCGGCCTGGCCGGCGGCATGGGGCTCGTCGCCGACGGCTACCTGCGCGGCTACCGCCGGCTCACCGTCTCGCGCCTCGAGGTCACGCTGCCGCATCTTCCGTCCGCGCTGGACGGCCTCCGCGTCGTCCACGTGAGCGACCTGCACCTGGGTCCCCTCGCCCATCGCGCGACCGTGCGCGACGGGCTCGAGCTGGCGAACGCGGAGGCGCCGGACCTGGTGGTCGTGACGGGCGACATCGTGGACTCGCCGCACACCGATCTCGACTCGTGGCTCCCGGAGCTGGACCGCCTCACTGCGCGCCTCGGTGTCTTCGCCATCCTCGGCAACCACGACGGGCGGCTCGGCCACGCCGAGGTCGCGGCCGGGATCCACGCGCACACGCGCTGGCGCGTCCTGCGCGACGAGACGGCGCTCGTCGACATCGGAGGCGAGCGCCTCGCGATCGTCGGCCTCGAGGATCGGCCGGTGCCATGGGAGAGCGCCCGGCTGCCCGCGCTGGCCGCGACGCTGCCGCCGGCCGTTCCCGCGATCCTGCTCGCGCATCATCCGAAGGTGTTCCACGCCGCACGCGCCGCCGGGCTCCCGCTCACGCTCGCGGGGCACACGCACGGTGGCCAGCTCGCCGTGCCGGGGCTCCCCCGCCTCAACGCCGCTCGCGTGCTCATGACGCCGCTCGACGCCGGCACGTTCGTCGAGGACGGCTGCGTGCTGCACGTGAGCCGCGGCCTCGGGACGAGCGGCCAGCGCCTGCGGATCGGCGTGCCGCGAGAGATCACCGTCATCACCCTGCGCACGCCGGCCGACGGCTGA
- a CDS encoding type III pantothenate kinase has translation MLLAIDVSNTHTKLGVYDRERLAQHWRVQTLAERTADEYAALLLGLFTAAGLSPTAISGVIVSSVVPPINHTVEELCRKFFGHVPLWVGPGTKTGMPILSDNPKEVGADRIVNAVAAYERVHTAAIVIDFGTATTFDYVTRKGEYLGGVIVPGIGISLEALGSRTAKLPKVDLVRPPRVVGKNTVHAIQSGVVNGYTALVDGLVARIREENDADARVLATGGFGALVAGGSTTIETVDEFLTLEGLRIIHMRNCARNGGQDGS, from the coding sequence ATGCTGCTCGCGATCGATGTGAGCAACACCCACACGAAGCTCGGGGTGTACGACCGCGAACGTCTCGCCCAGCACTGGCGGGTGCAGACGCTCGCGGAGCGAACGGCCGACGAGTATGCGGCGTTGCTGTTGGGGCTCTTCACGGCGGCGGGGCTCTCGCCGACGGCGATCTCGGGCGTCATCGTCTCGAGCGTGGTCCCGCCGATCAATCACACGGTCGAGGAGCTGTGCCGGAAGTTCTTCGGGCACGTGCCTCTGTGGGTCGGCCCGGGCACCAAGACCGGCATGCCGATTCTGTCCGACAACCCGAAGGAGGTCGGCGCCGACCGCATCGTGAACGCCGTGGCGGCCTACGAGCGCGTGCACACCGCCGCCATCGTGATCGACTTCGGGACCGCCACCACGTTCGACTACGTGACCCGCAAGGGCGAGTACCTGGGCGGGGTCATCGTGCCGGGCATCGGCATCTCGCTCGAGGCGCTCGGCTCGCGCACGGCGAAGCTCCCGAAGGTGGACCTGGTGCGGCCGCCGCGCGTGGTCGGCAAGAACACCGTGCACGCGATCCAGTCGGGCGTGGTGAACGGGTACACGGCGCTCGTCGACGGGTTGGTGGCGCGCATCCGCGAGGAGAACGATGCCGACGCCCGCGTGCTCGCGACCGGCGGCTTCGGCGCCCTCGTCGCCGGCGGGTCCACCACGATCGAGACGGTCGACGAGTTCCTGACGCTCGAAGGCCTGCGCATCATCCATATGCGCAACTGCGCACGCAACGGAGGACAGGATGGCAGTTGA
- the valS gene encoding valine--tRNA ligase: protein MPRVRAIDPTTLPKHFESAAAEARWHEHWDRLGAYAWDASRPRAETFVVDTPPPTVSGSLHVGHVFSYTHADVIARYRRMRGDNVFYPMGWDDNGLPTERRVQNYFNVRCDPKTPVVGNLRLEQAPEKTKEPPRLVSRPDFIDLCLELTGEDEKAFKALFRRLGLSVDWAQEYSTIDTHCRRLAQLSFVDLWDKGHLYSLEAPTMWDVDFQTAIAQAEVEDRPVKGAFHHIAFDVEGGGDLVIATTRPELLAACVGVTAHPGDARYKGLFGKRAITPIFRVPVPIFPSELADPEKGTGILMVCTFGDATDVLWWREQKLALRQIVGRDGRLVPVEFGTPGWESVDAAAANAAYARIAMKGVGGARQVVVEMLRQPAGGRAPLQGDPKPIEHSVKFYERGDRPLEFVSSRQWFVRLLDKKDALLAKGDEIRWHPDFMRLRYRNWTENLNVDWCVSRQRYFGPAIPVWYPLDAEGNPDHERPIVAARAALPVDPTTDVPAGYRAEQRDRPGGFTADPDVFDTWFTSSLTPQISSKWELDPERHRRLFPADMRPQSHEIIRTWAFYTIVKALLHEQAIPWKHAVISGWILDPDRKKMSKSRGNVVTPMHLLDEYGSDGVRYWAASARLGTDTAFDDKVFKVGKRLTTKLFNAGKFVLQQEGDVAPIDAELDRAFVHRLRALVERVTALYEEFEFAHALAETESFFWRDFTDTFLELVKVRARDAQGGSAIAALRLGLGVLLRLFAPVLPYITEEVWSWAFAEESGHASIHRAPWPGTADFAGIAAPADAGIFDAAVACLAAINKGKSEGGVSVGRGVRTVTLRASPATLARLAPAIGDVMASARVEAHTLGPKPDLADDVFEVPEIAFVEVAEA from the coding sequence ATGCCCCGCGTCCGAGCGATCGATCCGACGACGCTCCCGAAGCACTTCGAGTCGGCCGCGGCCGAGGCCCGCTGGCACGAGCACTGGGATCGTCTGGGCGCGTATGCCTGGGACGCCTCGCGGCCGCGTGCCGAGACGTTCGTCGTCGACACCCCGCCGCCCACCGTCTCCGGCTCGCTGCACGTGGGGCACGTGTTCAGCTACACGCACGCCGACGTCATCGCCCGCTACCGCCGCATGCGGGGCGACAACGTCTTCTACCCGATGGGGTGGGACGACAACGGCCTGCCGACCGAGCGGCGCGTCCAGAACTACTTCAACGTGCGCTGCGATCCGAAGACGCCCGTCGTCGGCAATCTCCGCCTCGAGCAGGCGCCGGAGAAGACGAAGGAGCCGCCGCGCCTGGTCTCGCGTCCCGATTTCATCGACCTCTGCCTCGAGCTCACGGGGGAGGACGAGAAGGCCTTCAAGGCGCTCTTCCGGCGTCTCGGGCTCTCGGTCGACTGGGCGCAGGAGTACTCGACGATCGACACCCACTGCCGTCGCCTGGCGCAGCTCTCGTTCGTCGACCTGTGGGACAAGGGGCACCTCTACAGCCTCGAAGCGCCCACCATGTGGGACGTCGACTTCCAGACCGCGATCGCGCAGGCGGAGGTCGAAGACCGGCCGGTGAAGGGCGCGTTCCATCACATCGCATTCGACGTCGAGGGCGGGGGCGACCTCGTGATCGCGACGACGCGGCCCGAGCTGCTCGCCGCCTGCGTCGGCGTGACCGCGCATCCGGGCGACGCACGCTACAAGGGGCTGTTCGGCAAGCGCGCGATCACGCCGATCTTCCGCGTCCCCGTGCCGATCTTCCCGAGCGAGCTCGCCGATCCGGAGAAGGGCACCGGCATCCTCATGGTGTGCACGTTCGGCGACGCGACCGACGTCCTGTGGTGGCGCGAGCAGAAGCTCGCGCTCCGCCAGATCGTGGGGCGCGACGGCCGGCTCGTGCCGGTCGAGTTCGGGACGCCCGGGTGGGAGAGCGTCGATGCGGCGGCGGCCAATGCGGCGTATGCACGCATCGCCATGAAGGGCGTCGGCGGGGCGCGGCAGGTCGTGGTCGAGATGCTGCGCCAGCCGGCGGGCGGTCGCGCGCCGCTGCAGGGCGATCCGAAGCCGATCGAGCACTCGGTCAAGTTCTACGAGAGGGGCGACCGGCCGCTCGAGTTCGTATCCAGCCGGCAGTGGTTCGTGCGCCTCCTCGACAAGAAGGACGCGCTCCTCGCCAAGGGTGACGAGATCCGCTGGCACCCGGACTTCATGCGGCTGCGCTACCGCAACTGGACCGAGAACCTGAACGTCGACTGGTGCGTGTCGCGCCAGCGGTACTTCGGGCCCGCGATCCCGGTGTGGTATCCGCTCGACGCGGAGGGGAATCCGGACCACGAGCGGCCGATCGTGGCGGCGCGCGCGGCGCTGCCGGTCGATCCCACGACCGACGTGCCGGCGGGCTACCGCGCCGAGCAGCGCGACCGTCCGGGCGGCTTCACCGCCGACCCCGACGTCTTCGACACCTGGTTCACCAGCTCGCTCACGCCGCAGATCAGCTCGAAATGGGAGCTCGACCCCGAGCGCCACCGGCGGCTCTTCCCGGCCGACATGCGCCCGCAGAGCCACGAGATCATCCGCACCTGGGCGTTCTACACGATCGTGAAGGCGCTCCTGCACGAGCAGGCGATCCCGTGGAAGCACGCCGTCATATCCGGGTGGATCCTCGACCCCGACCGCAAGAAGATGTCGAAGAGCCGCGGCAACGTCGTGACGCCCATGCACCTGCTCGACGAGTACGGCTCCGACGGCGTCCGCTACTGGGCGGCGTCGGCGCGGCTCGGCACCGACACGGCGTTCGACGACAAGGTCTTCAAGGTGGGGAAGCGCCTCACCACCAAGCTCTTCAACGCCGGCAAGTTCGTGCTCCAGCAGGAGGGCGACGTCGCGCCGATCGACGCGGAGCTCGATCGCGCCTTCGTCCACCGCCTCCGCGCCTTGGTCGAGCGCGTGACCGCGCTCTACGAGGAGTTCGAGTTCGCGCACGCGCTCGCCGAGACCGAGTCCTTCTTCTGGCGCGACTTCACCGACACGTTCCTCGAGCTGGTGAAGGTGCGGGCGCGCGACGCGCAGGGCGGCTCGGCGATCGCGGCGCTGCGCCTGGGGCTCGGCGTGTTGCTGCGCCTGTTCGCGCCCGTCCTCCCGTACATCACCGAGGAAGTCTGGTCGTGGGCCTTCGCCGAAGAGAGCGGGCACGCGAGCATCCATCGCGCTCCGTGGCCGGGCACGGCCGACTTCGCGGGCATCGCGGCCCCGGCCGACGCCGGCATCTTCGACGCCGCCGTCGCGTGTCTCGCGGCCATCAACAAGGGCAAGTCCGAGGGCGGCGTGTCGGTCGGTCGCGGGGTGCGCACGGTGACGTTGCGCGCCAGCCCGGCGACGCTCGCGCGGCTCGCGCCGGCGATCGGCGACGTCATGGCGTCGGCCCGGGTCGAGGCGCACACGCTCGGACCGAAGCCCGATCTCGCTGACGACGTGTTCGAGGTGCCGGAGATCGCCTTCGTGGAGGTGGCCGAGGCGTGA
- the nadC gene encoding carboxylating nicotinate-nucleotide diphosphorylase — translation MSDPVFDDARVTALLDLALREDVGHGDRTSEATVPETARARGRLLAKQRLVVCGLPLAERVFARLGGVAIALHAADGDVVQPGTVLAVLEGTARSLLAGERLALNFLQHLSGVATLTRACVDKVRGTKLVVRDTRKTVPGLRLLEKYAVRCGGGTNHRMGLDDAILVKDNHLALGGGNFDAAVHAARTRFASLPLEVEARTLAEVERAVAAKPDLILLDNMTPDDMRKAVALVAGRVPLEASGGITLENLPAVAATGVGYVAMGQLTHSAPAVDISLKLEPLRP, via the coding sequence GTGAGCGACCCCGTCTTCGACGATGCCCGCGTGACGGCGCTGCTCGACCTGGCGCTGCGCGAGGACGTCGGCCACGGGGACCGCACGTCGGAGGCGACGGTCCCGGAGACCGCCCGCGCGCGCGGCAGGCTGCTGGCGAAGCAGCGCCTGGTCGTCTGCGGCCTGCCGCTCGCCGAGCGCGTCTTCGCGCGCCTGGGCGGCGTCGCCATCGCGCTCCACGCCGCCGACGGCGACGTCGTGCAGCCGGGCACCGTGCTCGCCGTGCTGGAGGGCACGGCGCGCTCCCTCCTCGCGGGCGAGCGCCTGGCCTTGAACTTCCTCCAGCACCTTTCGGGCGTCGCGACGCTCACGCGCGCGTGCGTCGACAAGGTGCGGGGCACGAAGCTCGTCGTGCGCGACACGCGCAAGACCGTCCCGGGTCTCCGCCTGCTCGAGAAGTACGCCGTGCGCTGCGGCGGCGGAACGAACCATCGCATGGGCCTGGACGACGCCATCCTGGTGAAGGACAACCACCTGGCGCTGGGCGGCGGCAACTTCGATGCCGCAGTCCACGCGGCCCGGACGCGCTTCGCGTCCCTGCCGCTCGAGGTCGAGGCGCGCACGCTGGCCGAGGTCGAGCGCGCCGTCGCCGCCAAGCCCGATCTCATCCTGCTCGACAACATGACGCCCGACGACATGCGCAAGGCCGTGGCGCTCGTCGCCGGACGCGTCCCGCTGGAAGCCTCGGGCGGCATCACGTTGGAGAACCTTCCCGCCGTCGCCGCGACGGGCGTAGGGTACGTGGCGATGGGCCAGCTCACGCACTCGGCGCCGGCGGTCGACATCAGCCTCAAGCTCGAACCGCTCCGGCCATGA
- a CDS encoding pirin-like C-terminal cupin domain-containing protein: MNVWDLRLAAGKRSELPVPDGYTTALVVLRGAVRVGESEAMGAAEVGLFDRAGKDVTVGCDQDATALLLAGEPIDERIVGSGPFVMNSPVEIRQAIADYQSGRMGRLA; the protein is encoded by the coding sequence ATGAACGTCTGGGATCTCCGCCTGGCCGCCGGGAAGCGGAGCGAGCTGCCGGTCCCCGACGGCTACACGACCGCGCTCGTCGTCCTGCGCGGCGCCGTTCGCGTCGGCGAGTCGGAAGCGATGGGCGCGGCCGAGGTCGGGCTCTTCGATCGCGCGGGCAAGGACGTCACGGTCGGCTGCGACCAGGATGCGACGGCCCTCCTGCTGGCCGGCGAACCCATCGACGAGCGGATCGTCGGCAGCGGCCCGTTCGTCATGAACAGCCCCGTGGAGATCCGCCAGGCGATCGCCGACTACCAGAGCGGGCGCATGGGCCGGCTCGCCTGA
- a CDS encoding DUF423 domain-containing protein: MERSFMALGATAAMLAVALGAFGAHGLRNRLTPEMLAIFETGVRYQMYHALAIIAVAFATPHWRSAATAGWLFAFGIVVFSGSLYLLAVTGVRGLGAITPIGGLAFLAGWAVLVRAALRG, encoded by the coding sequence ATGGAGCGGTCGTTCATGGCGCTGGGTGCGACGGCGGCCATGCTAGCCGTGGCGCTCGGCGCGTTCGGCGCGCACGGCCTCCGCAATCGGCTGACGCCCGAGATGCTGGCCATCTTCGAGACCGGCGTGCGCTACCAGATGTACCACGCGCTCGCGATCATCGCGGTGGCGTTCGCGACGCCGCATTGGCGCTCGGCCGCGACGGCCGGGTGGCTCTTCGCCTTCGGCATCGTCGTCTTCTCGGGGAGCCTCTACCTGCTGGCCGTGACGGGCGTGCGAGGGCTTGGCGCGATCACGCCGATCGGCGGGCTCGCGTTCCTCGCCGGTTGGGCCGTGCTCGTCCGGGCCGCGCTCCGCGGCTAG